In a single window of the Drosophila albomicans strain 15112-1751.03 chromosome 3, ASM965048v2, whole genome shotgun sequence genome:
- the LOC117568565 gene encoding integral membrane protein GPR155 isoform X2: MDSSMYYKALGDRAADSNAIATTTTEAALVSNTATPRAEDGVSMDNFYPALVQCFGIIICGYIAGRFKIISNAETKGLATFVGTFALPSLIFLSLVELNWSAVNWTFLLAMMISKAFVFFAVLVICLLVARPLNYGRAGLMAIFCTQSNDFAIGYPIVMALYKDVHPEYASYLYLMAPISLAILNPIGLVLLEISKIIKNKEEVTRNPPLCPETCPAEQLTKQRRCLGERTILVLNTIKSLFFNPLLLMTLLGVAGGFLFPKGLPEMVASVLRVFGQSFSATALFLLGLKIVGGGSGAQRKSMGTGLLLPMVLILVKILVLPLVCRQTVNIIQAGADFNDTTELSTYAFLYGTFPAAPGAFVIATQYNIEVELIARSMVLCTFISAPLMFISAKMISLTNLKPLDYLHELDAFSFDISVAGAAACVWMLTLLIATKRFKRMPQRVTACLVLSQLMCCIGVILWSKLDHVARWPLYLQFFLFNIGTYSSRLWTALLAITLLFLQCRSLCFVLKLWPYMLVFAWGVPAVISGLLIAFDAKSMPSEKQNPSFQYGNAQAAIAVFMLVMCFIVTVGCLVLHQRYKKRYEKYLTFTRDLSNPDAASDLHSTVSTANLLANADRSSIRQSVRTTSYSSSSDDDEMIPTASTVTVNRSSGSGGCGSGGGNCCSGSTVTTPTTASTVVMDIEDLLNRSRQRNSVNPKDLDKIDVAPTTEAHMCSSSYNCGPSTSRQSCQNIIERYEEQTRSGLEPLEHTSDCDEHQTLKHTILLIILLCSMFVGLAVSIWTLVMEGMSGIYLELSFLDAFLNFGQGLIVLAVFISDTGELLMPLIKFWRKIWYGANVVSLPHWSNLRPETKQICEQFRNHHLENCKKDIAKDRRWRIRVYRKVFYGSEFVSWLIEVGLSKDRMEAVHYARHLVDGRVLRHINNVYHFEDKQLLYNFCSRI; encoded by the exons CTATATTGCCGGCCGCTTCAAGATCATCAGCAATGCGGAAACCAAAGGCTTGGCCACTTTCGTTGGCACTTTTGCGCTGCCTTCGCTGATCTTTCTCTCGCTGGTGGAGCTTAACTGGAGCGCTGTCAACTGGACCTTTTTGCTGGCCATGATGATCTCTAAGGCATTCGTGTTCTTTGCTGTGCTCGTCATTTGTCTGCTGGTGGCACGACCTTTGAACTATGGACGAGCTGGCTTGATGGCTATCTTTTGTACACAGAGTAACGACTTTGCCATAGGTTATCCCATAG TTATGGCTTTATATAAGGATGTGCATCCGGAGTATGCCTCGTATTTGTATCTCATGGCGCCTATTTCATTGGCTATACTGAATCCCATTGGTTTGGTGCTTTTGGAGATTAGCaagataattaaaaacaaagagGAAGTCACGCGTAATCCGCCATTGTGTCCTGAAACCTGTCCCGCTGAGCAGTTGACCAAACAGCGTCGTTGCCTAGGCGAACGCACGATTCTCGTGTTGAACACCATCAAGTCGCTGTTCTTCAATCCCCTGTTGTTGATGACGCTGCTTGGTGTTGCCGGTGGTTTCCTGTTTCCCAAGGGGCTGCCTGAGATGGTGGCCAGCGTGTTGCGCGTCTTTGGACAGAGTTTCTCAGCCACTGCGCTGTTTCTGCTGGGTCTGAAGATTGTGGGAGGCGGCTCGGGCGCTCAACGCAAAAGCATGGGCACGGGTTTGCTGTTGCCCATGGTGCTTATCTTGGTCAAGAT TTTGGTGCTGCCTTTGGTCTGTCGTCAGACTGTCAACATTATACAAGCTGGCGCCGACTTCAATGACACCACTGAGCTGAGCACCTACGCCTTTCTCTATGGTACTTTTCCGGCTGCTCCAGGCGCCTTTGTCATTGCCACACAATACAACATTGAGGTGGAGCTG ATTGCTCGCAGCATGGTTTTGTGCACTTTTATCTCGGCGCCTCTGATGTTTATCTCGGCCAAGATGATATCGTTGACAAATCTAAAGCCCTTGGACTATTTGCATGAGCTGGACGCCTTCTCCTTTGACATAAGCGTAGCAGGCGCCGCTGCCTGTGTCTGGATGCTGACGTTGTTGATTGCTACCAAACGCTTTAAGCGCATGCCACAACGCGTTACAGCTTGCTTGGTGCTGTCGCAG TTAATGTGCTGCATTGGCGTCATACTCTGGTCGAAGCTGGATCATGTGGCTCGTTGGCCTTTGTATCTGCAATTCTTCCTGTTCAACATTGGCACTTATAGCTCACGCTTGTGGACTGCTTTGTTGGCCATAACGCTGCTCTTTTTGCAATGTCGCAgcttgtgttttgtgcttaaACTCTGGCCTTACATG CTTGTTTTCGCTTGGGGAGTTCCTGCTGTTATTTCCGGTCTGCTGATTGCTTTCGACGCCAAATCAATGCCCAGCGAGAAGCAAAATCCCAGCTTTCAATACGGAAATGCTCAGGCTGCGATTGCTGTCTTTATGCTTGTGATGTGCTTCATAG TCACCGTGGGCTGCCTCGTGTTGCATCAGCGCTACAAGAAACGCTATGAGAAGTATCTGACATTTACGCGAGACTTATCCAATCCGGATGCGG CATCCGATTTGCATTCAACTGTCTCCACAGCCAATTTGTTGGCCAATGCAGATCGTTCCTCGATACGTCAAAGCGTGCGCACCACATCCTATTCATCGTCCTCAGATGACGATGAAATGATACCCACTGCAAGCACTGTGACGGTGAATCGATCCAGCGGTTCAGGAGGCTGTGGATCAGGCGGCGGCAATTGTTGCTCGGGCTCAACGGTCACCACACCCACCACAGCTTCCACTGTGGTTATGGATATTGAGGATCTGCTGAATCGCAGTCGACAGCGTAACTCAGTTAACCCCAAGGATCTGGACAAAATCGATGTGGCGCCCACAACTGAAGC TCACATGTGCAGCAGCTCGTACAACTGCGGTCCGAGCACGTCGCGTCAGAGCTGCCAGAATATCATAGAACGCTATGAGGAGCAGACGCGCAGCGGGCTCGAGCCGCTGGAGCATACGAGCGACTGCGATGAGCATCAAACATTGAAGCACACCATCCTATTGATCATATTGCTGTGCTCCATGTTTGTCGGCTTGGCCGTCTCCATTTGGACGCTGGTCATGGAGGGCATGTCGGGCATCTATCTCGAATTGAGTTTCCTCGATGCTTTCCTTAATTTTGGTCAAGGTTTGATTGTGTTGGCGGTGTTTATCAGCGACACAGGCGAGCTGTTGATGCCACTCATCAAATTCTGGCGGAAAATATG GTATGGAGCTAATGTGGTTAGTCTGCCGCATTGGTCGAATTTGCGTCCCGAGACCAAACAAATTTGCGAACAATTTCGCAATCATCACTTGGAGAACTGCAAAAAGGACATTGCCAAAGACAGAAG ATGGCGCATACGAGTGTATCGCAAGGTCTTCTATGGCAGCGAGTTTGTCAGCTGGCTTATTGAGGTCGGCCTGTCCAAGGATCGCATGGAGGCTGTGCACTATGCACGTCATCTGGTCGATGGTCGCGTCCTGCGGCACATAAATAATGTCTATCATTTCGAAGATAAGCAATTGCTTTACAACTTCTGCAGTCGCATCTAA
- the LOC117568565 gene encoding integral membrane protein GPR155 isoform X1 has translation MDSSMYYKALGDRAADSNAIATTTTEAALVSNTATPRAEDGVSMDNFYPALVQCFGIIICGYIAGRFKIISNAETKGLATFVGTFALPSLIFLSLVELNWSAVNWTFLLAMMISKAFVFFAVLVICLLVARPLNYGRAGLMAIFCTQSNDFAIGYPIVMALYKDVHPEYASYLYLMAPISLAILNPIGLVLLEISKIIKNKEEVTRNPPLCPETCPAEQLTKQRRCLGERTILVLNTIKSLFFNPLLLMTLLGVAGGFLFPKGLPEMVASVLRVFGQSFSATALFLLGLKIVGGGSGAQRKSMGTGLLLPMVLILVKILVLPLVCRQTVNIIQAGADFNDTTELSTYAFLYGTFPAAPGAFVIATQYNIEVELIARSMVLCTFISAPLMFISAKMISLTNLKPLDYLHELDAFSFDISVAGAAACVWMLTLLIATKRFKRMPQRVTACLVLSQLMCCIGVILWSKLDHVARWPLYLQFFLFNIGTYSSRLWTALLAITLLFLQCRSLCFVLKLWPYMLVFAWGVPAVISGLLIAFDAKSMPSEKQNPSFQYGNAQAAIAVFMLVMCFIVTVGCLVLHQRYKKRYEKYLTFTRDLSNPDAAASDLHSTVSTANLLANADRSSIRQSVRTTSYSSSSDDDEMIPTASTVTVNRSSGSGGCGSGGGNCCSGSTVTTPTTASTVVMDIEDLLNRSRQRNSVNPKDLDKIDVAPTTEAHMCSSSYNCGPSTSRQSCQNIIERYEEQTRSGLEPLEHTSDCDEHQTLKHTILLIILLCSMFVGLAVSIWTLVMEGMSGIYLELSFLDAFLNFGQGLIVLAVFISDTGELLMPLIKFWRKIWYGANVVSLPHWSNLRPETKQICEQFRNHHLENCKKDIAKDRRWRIRVYRKVFYGSEFVSWLIEVGLSKDRMEAVHYARHLVDGRVLRHINNVYHFEDKQLLYNFCSRI, from the exons CTATATTGCCGGCCGCTTCAAGATCATCAGCAATGCGGAAACCAAAGGCTTGGCCACTTTCGTTGGCACTTTTGCGCTGCCTTCGCTGATCTTTCTCTCGCTGGTGGAGCTTAACTGGAGCGCTGTCAACTGGACCTTTTTGCTGGCCATGATGATCTCTAAGGCATTCGTGTTCTTTGCTGTGCTCGTCATTTGTCTGCTGGTGGCACGACCTTTGAACTATGGACGAGCTGGCTTGATGGCTATCTTTTGTACACAGAGTAACGACTTTGCCATAGGTTATCCCATAG TTATGGCTTTATATAAGGATGTGCATCCGGAGTATGCCTCGTATTTGTATCTCATGGCGCCTATTTCATTGGCTATACTGAATCCCATTGGTTTGGTGCTTTTGGAGATTAGCaagataattaaaaacaaagagGAAGTCACGCGTAATCCGCCATTGTGTCCTGAAACCTGTCCCGCTGAGCAGTTGACCAAACAGCGTCGTTGCCTAGGCGAACGCACGATTCTCGTGTTGAACACCATCAAGTCGCTGTTCTTCAATCCCCTGTTGTTGATGACGCTGCTTGGTGTTGCCGGTGGTTTCCTGTTTCCCAAGGGGCTGCCTGAGATGGTGGCCAGCGTGTTGCGCGTCTTTGGACAGAGTTTCTCAGCCACTGCGCTGTTTCTGCTGGGTCTGAAGATTGTGGGAGGCGGCTCGGGCGCTCAACGCAAAAGCATGGGCACGGGTTTGCTGTTGCCCATGGTGCTTATCTTGGTCAAGAT TTTGGTGCTGCCTTTGGTCTGTCGTCAGACTGTCAACATTATACAAGCTGGCGCCGACTTCAATGACACCACTGAGCTGAGCACCTACGCCTTTCTCTATGGTACTTTTCCGGCTGCTCCAGGCGCCTTTGTCATTGCCACACAATACAACATTGAGGTGGAGCTG ATTGCTCGCAGCATGGTTTTGTGCACTTTTATCTCGGCGCCTCTGATGTTTATCTCGGCCAAGATGATATCGTTGACAAATCTAAAGCCCTTGGACTATTTGCATGAGCTGGACGCCTTCTCCTTTGACATAAGCGTAGCAGGCGCCGCTGCCTGTGTCTGGATGCTGACGTTGTTGATTGCTACCAAACGCTTTAAGCGCATGCCACAACGCGTTACAGCTTGCTTGGTGCTGTCGCAG TTAATGTGCTGCATTGGCGTCATACTCTGGTCGAAGCTGGATCATGTGGCTCGTTGGCCTTTGTATCTGCAATTCTTCCTGTTCAACATTGGCACTTATAGCTCACGCTTGTGGACTGCTTTGTTGGCCATAACGCTGCTCTTTTTGCAATGTCGCAgcttgtgttttgtgcttaaACTCTGGCCTTACATG CTTGTTTTCGCTTGGGGAGTTCCTGCTGTTATTTCCGGTCTGCTGATTGCTTTCGACGCCAAATCAATGCCCAGCGAGAAGCAAAATCCCAGCTTTCAATACGGAAATGCTCAGGCTGCGATTGCTGTCTTTATGCTTGTGATGTGCTTCATAG TCACCGTGGGCTGCCTCGTGTTGCATCAGCGCTACAAGAAACGCTATGAGAAGTATCTGACATTTACGCGAGACTTATCCAATCCGGATGCGG CAGCATCCGATTTGCATTCAACTGTCTCCACAGCCAATTTGTTGGCCAATGCAGATCGTTCCTCGATACGTCAAAGCGTGCGCACCACATCCTATTCATCGTCCTCAGATGACGATGAAATGATACCCACTGCAAGCACTGTGACGGTGAATCGATCCAGCGGTTCAGGAGGCTGTGGATCAGGCGGCGGCAATTGTTGCTCGGGCTCAACGGTCACCACACCCACCACAGCTTCCACTGTGGTTATGGATATTGAGGATCTGCTGAATCGCAGTCGACAGCGTAACTCAGTTAACCCCAAGGATCTGGACAAAATCGATGTGGCGCCCACAACTGAAGC TCACATGTGCAGCAGCTCGTACAACTGCGGTCCGAGCACGTCGCGTCAGAGCTGCCAGAATATCATAGAACGCTATGAGGAGCAGACGCGCAGCGGGCTCGAGCCGCTGGAGCATACGAGCGACTGCGATGAGCATCAAACATTGAAGCACACCATCCTATTGATCATATTGCTGTGCTCCATGTTTGTCGGCTTGGCCGTCTCCATTTGGACGCTGGTCATGGAGGGCATGTCGGGCATCTATCTCGAATTGAGTTTCCTCGATGCTTTCCTTAATTTTGGTCAAGGTTTGATTGTGTTGGCGGTGTTTATCAGCGACACAGGCGAGCTGTTGATGCCACTCATCAAATTCTGGCGGAAAATATG GTATGGAGCTAATGTGGTTAGTCTGCCGCATTGGTCGAATTTGCGTCCCGAGACCAAACAAATTTGCGAACAATTTCGCAATCATCACTTGGAGAACTGCAAAAAGGACATTGCCAAAGACAGAAG ATGGCGCATACGAGTGTATCGCAAGGTCTTCTATGGCAGCGAGTTTGTCAGCTGGCTTATTGAGGTCGGCCTGTCCAAGGATCGCATGGAGGCTGTGCACTATGCACGTCATCTGGTCGATGGTCGCGTCCTGCGGCACATAAATAATGTCTATCATTTCGAAGATAAGCAATTGCTTTACAACTTCTGCAGTCGCATCTAA